Sequence from the Thermincola ferriacetica genome:
TCAGGCGGTAAACCGGCGATTTCCTGCCACAGTTGGGCTGCCTCCTCATCATCCCTGTAAACAGTCGCATAAAGCCTGTCCTTCGGCAGACCCAACTCCTCCGTCAGGAACTGCCACGCATATGTAATGGCTTCTCGCTTAAAGTAATCCCCAAAGGAGAAATTACCCAGCATCTCAAAAAAAGTATGGTGTCTGGCCGTACGTCCCACCGTGTCCAGGTCGTTGTGCTTGCCCCCGGCCCTTACACACTTCTGGGAAGTAGTGGCTCTTTTATAGGGCCGCCGGTCCAGGCCCAGAAATACTTCCTTAAACTGGTTCATACCGGCATTAGTGAACAATAGCGTTGGGTCATCATGGGGAACCAGCGAAGAACTGGCGATAATGGTATGTCCCCTGTTCTCAAAAAATTTCAGGAATTTTTCACGTATTTCATTTCCTGTCAAAACCCATTCCTCCCTTACCAAGACATTGAAAAAATTTCAAACTAAAAAACCTTTCGTCTGGAAGGGCAAAGCCACTCCAGGGACGAAAGGTCTGTTTCGCGGTACCACCCTGGTTACCGGCTGCGGCCGGTCCCTCTGTTGGCTGTAACGTGCCACCACGTTTATACCTAACTTTCGTCTTTTCGGCATAAAAACTCAGAGCCTGCTTCCCCTGACCCGGTATAGAAGCCTTTCAGCATTTAGCCTCCTCTCTGGGATACCAATGGTAAGAGTACTCCTGCCCGTCATAGCTTTACCTATTTCCAGTTCGGTATCAATTATACAGAAAAGGCCAATTAATGTCAATTTTCAATCCACTAATTTCAGGTACATATATCTTATGAGGCATTTTAATACCGCAGTAACCGGAACAGCCAGAAGCAGCCCCAATAGGCCGTACAGTTCCCCGCCGGCCATGAGAACAATAATGACTACCAGCGGAGACAACCCCAAACTGTCTCCGATAATTTTGGGGGAAATTACAGAATTCTCTATTTGCTGGATAACCAATACCATAATTAACACTTTCAAAGCCATTACCCTTGATTCTAATAAAGCCAGCATAAGAGCAGGCAAAGCCCCTATAAAAGGTCCGAAATATGGAACCAGATCGGCAATGCCCGCAAAAATGCCTAATATAAAAGCATATTCGAGGCCTACCAGAGCATAGCCCACACCCGTAAGAAACCCTACTATGACACAAACCAGCAAATGCCCCCTGATGTATTTGCTGAAGATTTCGTTTATGTCCACCGTTAAGGCCTGCACGTCATTTCTCCATCCCGCCGGCAGCAAAGCGAGGAAATTTTTTTTAATGTTTCCCGAATCTTTGAGCAGGTAAAAAGCAAAGACCGGGGCGATAATAAGGCTGAAAAGGTGAGAAAATATGCCGACCACTCCTTCGGCAAGTTCCCCGGTCAGTGAGATAAGTTGAGCTTCCACCAGTTTTATCTTTTGGTCAAAAACCTTTTTTACCGGGTCCGGCAGAACAAAACGGGAATACCTGGCTTCCGCTTCGTGCACAATCGACTGTACCTCCCCGGTAAAGTGCGGTACTGCCCGGGCAAAGGAAGTCAATTCATCCATGATGGCCGGAATCCCTACAGTAACCAGCCCGGTAATAAATACAAATACGAGGGCATATACCAACAGAATAGCTATCCCTCTGGGGAGGCGCCTACTTTCAAGCATGTTGACAAATGGGTTTAACAAATACGCAATTAATACGGCCAGGGCAAAGGGTATTATGATCCGCCGCACCCTGTATAATAGGTAACCCGTTAATACCGGAACTGTTATCAAGAAAATTAATCTGTAAATTTTTTTCCTGGTTAACTGCAATCCCTTCACAGCCTTATCCCCGTTGAAAAGAGGTGAGGATAACCCCACCTCTAAGATTTATTCCAAGAAATCTCTGAAAGTTTTTTTCATTCCTTTCATCGTCCTGCGGGCCTGTCGTTTAACAGTTCTGCCCTCAGCCAAGATATCTCTTTTCAGTTGGGGCGACATAAACATTCCCATGATCGCGCCTAAAATTCCGCCGGCAAGTAAACCGTTGAAAAAGCCTTTCCGCATCTTTTCACCCCCTTGAAATACTTAACCTTCGAATTTGTCCTGGCCATAAGCAATTAAAGACCCGTCTTCCGCAACTTCAAAAATGTTGAGTTCGTTTTTGTTTTGCCTGAACTCCACACAGCAATCCCAGCAATAATACTGATCCATGCCTACCTTGCCAACTGCTTTGCTTCCACATACAGGACAGCCCATCCGGGTACACTCCTTTCGAGACTAAATACTATTTTTTACATTAGTGCCGGCGGTGACGATCACCACATCATCGGAAATAACCATATTATCAGGAACCGCCAAGACTTTTCTGCCCTTCAGGATATCGTCAATTACTCCGTTGGAAAGTTCGTAACCGGTAATCCTTCCCGCAGGGTTTATAATTATATCCTGAATGGTACCCATTATTTCCCCGGCGCCCGATATTAACTGACAACCCCTTATGTCTATTCTATCCTGATACATCTTGTTATAATCAGAATGGTATTTGGTATTATGAATTTTGCCGGCATCACTGACCATCACCATATCCCGCCCAATATAAAGGGCCTCTTCGTAGGGGAGAACTTTGGCTCCCCAGAACCAGCCGTTATCAGCTATCAAGAAGGCCATAACTTTATTTTCAATAGGACTGTATAAAATGTCTTTTACTTCACCCAGGTTTTTTCCC
This genomic interval carries:
- a CDS encoding AI-2E family transporter; the encoded protein is MKGLQLTRKKIYRLIFLITVPVLTGYLLYRVRRIIIPFALAVLIAYLLNPFVNMLESRRLPRGIAILLVYALVFVFITGLVTVGIPAIMDELTSFARAVPHFTGEVQSIVHEAEARYSRFVLPDPVKKVFDQKIKLVEAQLISLTGELAEGVVGIFSHLFSLIIAPVFAFYLLKDSGNIKKNFLALLPAGWRNDVQALTVDINEIFSKYIRGHLLVCVIVGFLTGVGYALVGLEYAFILGIFAGIADLVPYFGPFIGALPALMLALLESRVMALKVLIMVLVIQQIENSVISPKIIGDSLGLSPLVVIIVLMAGGELYGLLGLLLAVPVTAVLKCLIRYMYLKLVD
- a CDS encoding YtxH domain-containing protein: MRKGFFNGLLAGGILGAIMGMFMSPQLKRDILAEGRTVKRQARRTMKGMKKTFRDFLE
- a CDS encoding PRC-barrel domain-containing protein, which produces MEKLRKGRELIGLSVVELNSGKNLGEVKDILYSPIENKVMAFLIADNGWFWGAKVLPYEEALYIGRDMVMVSDAGKIHNTKYHSDYNKMYQDRIDIRGCQLISGAGEIMGTIQDIIINPAGRITGYELSNGVIDDILKGRKVLAVPDNMVISDDVVIVTAGTNVKNSI